The following proteins are co-located in the Macadamia integrifolia cultivar HAES 741 chromosome 3, SCU_Mint_v3, whole genome shotgun sequence genome:
- the LOC122073447 gene encoding polygalacturonase At1g48100-like: MSGFALKSLTFFLLICFLVWCSSLELCNARRGRHWRQTKDESASLYKKKVKSHASSGSHYHQGIHGGTSKPKKSPPPAHKGHTSPTAPPPAKGYNAGHSTVFNVVNFGAKGDGSTDDTKAFEDAWAAACKVVGSTVIVPSKFVFLVGPISFSGPYCQQNIVFQLEGTIIAPTSPKAWSPGLYQWLLFTKLKGITIQGGGIIDGRGSVWWNDNPLDDPIDDERRLIVPIDQDPVHNNSQIPISNSEVSGKMPSLKPTALRFYGSFEVMVTGITIQNSPQCHLKFDNCIGVEVFNMSVSSPADSLNTDGIHLQNSKDVLIHSNNLACGDDCVSIQTGCSNVYIHNVNCGPGHGISIGGLGKDNTKACVSNITVRDVIMHNTMTAVRIKTWQGGSGSVQGVLFSNIQVSEVQLPIVIDQFYCDKSTCTNQTAAVALSGITYERIRGTYTVKPVHFACSDSLPCTDVTLTSIELNPIQEKYHMYEPFCWQTFGELSTPTVPPISCLQIGKPSSNRIQSDHDYC, encoded by the exons ATGAGTGGTTTTGCTCTTAAAAGCCTTAcatttttccttctcatatgCTTCCTTGTTTGGTGTTCTAGTCTTGAGCTTTGTAATGCTAGAAGAGGAAGGCATTGGAGGCAAACCAAGGATGAATCAGCTTCTCTTTATAAGAAGAAAGTAAAGAGCCATGCTAGTAGTGGTAGCCATTATCATCAAGGAATCCATGGAGGCACTAGTAAGCCGAAAAAATCTCCGCCGCCGGCGCATAAAGGACACACCAGTCCTACGGCACCGCCGCCGGCGAAGGGATACAATGCCGGCCATTCTACTGTCTTCAACGTTGTAAATTTCGGTGCTAAGGGAGATGGAAGTACAGACGACACAAAG GCATTCGAAGATGCATGGGCAGCTGCTTGTAAGGTGGTGGGATCAACGGTCATTGTGCCATCAAAGTTCGTTTTCCTTGTGGGACCTATTTCATTCTCAGGCCCTTATTGTCAACAAAACATTGTTTTTCAG CTTGAAGGTACAATAATAGCTCCTACAAGCCCAAAGGCTTGGAGTCCTGGACTCTATCAATGGCTGCTATTCACAAAGCTGAAAGGGATAACCATCCAGGGTGGAGGTATCATCGACGGCCGGGGTTCAGTCTGGTGGAATGACAACCCTTTGGATGATCCGATCGACGATGAAAGGAGATTAATTGTTCCAATAGACCAAGATCCAGTACATAACAACTCGCAAATTCCG ATTAGTAACAGTGAAGTCAGTGGGAAAATGCCGAGTCTCAAACCAACG GCACTGAGGTTCTATGGAAGTTTTGAAGTGATGGTCACTGGCATAACAATCCAGAACAGCCCCCAGTGCCACCTCAAGTTTGACAACTGCATTGGAGTTGAGGTCTTTAACATGAGCGTTTCCTCCCCCGCTGACAGCCTCAACACTGATGGAATCCACCTGCAGAATTCAAAAGATGTGTTAATCCACAGCAACAACCTCGCTTGCG GAGATGACTGTGTTTCCATCCAGACTGGATGCTCAAATGTATACATACACAATGTTAACTGTGGTCCTGGGCATGGCATCAGCATCGGAGGGCTAGGAAAGGACAACACAAAAGCGTGTGTCTCAAACATCACTGTTCGAGATGTCATCATGCACAACACAATGACTGCTGTCAGAATCAAGACATGGCAG GGTGGATCTGGCTCTGTACAAGGAGTACTGTTCTCAAACATTCAAGTTTCTGAAGTACAGCTTCCCATTGTAATCGACCAATTCTACTGCGACAAGAGCACATGCACGAACCAAACAGCAGCTGTGGCTCTATCGGGCATCACCTATGAGAGAATAAGAGGAACATACACAGTAAAACCCGTACATTTTGCATGCAGCGACAGTTTACCATGTACAGATGTCACTCTAACGTCCATAGAGCTAAACCCAATCCAAGAAAAATACCACATGTATGAACCTTTCTGCTGGCAGACCTTTGGGGAGCTGAGCACTCCCACAGTCCCACCAATTAGCTGTTTGCAGATTGGCAAGCCATCTAGCAATCGGATTCAATCCGATCACGATTACTGCTGA